The DNA window gagtaggtatgtggtcaagtgcaccacagttggactgtcctcttgtgcatcctgcccttgcaaggcctccatgcgagccttccatgcccgtcgattcttatccaaaggtggaaagaaccgcatgggggtatgggcaatgggctcctcatagatctggtagaggtaccataaggctttgtgggccacaacttggtaggtgtcggtgaagctaaacccggttacgatcacactctaggctttagtgaggttggggaactcttcactcttcccgatgtagacggtaacctcacaccgctcggtgccatgctcctcatactcacggccctcatactcaggataatctttgactccgagcttttgtagggtggcatgcaggattttagGAAAACTCTCAATGTttaggcagtaggtactaacccaggctcctgccattcttggtggtggtggtgaggaaggctgagcgaaaaggtggctcaaaggaaaagctaagcgagctaaactGCGCCGAGTGGTGGTGCCAATGACTAagtcaggctctacttataaatgcggagcgttcagtggtcctggcgtggtccaccagggttcccgcgcgagatcactatgacgaatcgaccaaattccgcgtGTTTAAGGCAAGCGACGtctgaggccattactgactggtgcaactatagggcaagggttcaacaagagcgcagaaaaggggtatggggagacgtgggtcacgacaagCGTGAACCACGACAAACACagagcacgaagccacagtgcaggcCTAACCCTAGAACAGAAATGAGGccgtcgtgcacaatacgacacgcgtgacacctatgtatGGCGTATCTGTAAGCAATACGgacgctacaatgcacaaacatgatatgcatgaatgcatgtcctatacgtccttccaccgttgccagcatatagggcaaccgttctaaGATTTTTGACACATCGTTCTCTCCTTgcaactagtcgatactatcaaaCTATACTcgggtcagtgtacctacagaaaaattgattaaacctacctaagtcagcaaagtgccatctatcctggatacataaccatagtaatagggctacttatatacttcgCATACacacgtcctaactttttgcaaaaatgggttgtcaaatttttgtTTAGAAAATATTTTTGAAGCCTTATTTTCTCATTTgcactctgataccacctgtggcagaatcgcctaatctaatacctcccaggagtgcttatcttctattagacactaagcactcaaaggagaatactaaattactcggtttcatcgggcacaccccaggggagaacccaaaaatccacatttttgctatcaggatcacaaatgagaaaacaaagcttacatcattctgaaccatttcttacatcacttttaatacaacttcagagtataatatttattaatataacagtggAATAAAATCATactatcagagttataaacaatttaattgaacagcggaatataaacatgtgatcagaattacagcggaaatgaatatctaatcatgacataatgaagtattgataaataaactacgacaacagattatggaactttcatttataaaagcatttggtgagagttataataacaactacgatcgtagcgtaaaggaaatcatttctgagcccaccagaaggaatccacacacaagagtcagctcaagcatccatctgtcacctacaacagggggaataaaaccctgagtactcaattgtactaagcaagacttacccaataggaggaaagaaaagactccaaggatatgcaaggctatctaacttgtgggtttattgcatttgcaggaagcattactaagcgtgcgtccttatattcaatttttattaatagcctcattggttcattaactaacccttctatgtaagcacctgtactactttcaagcaggtggtaagcaatcagagttccattttcttctcctttcaactttctgttcttactacggtgctagacatgaaacaagccgtaccggattgcccggcgattcgcaaatcaatgcccccagctgggtaccccaaaaacacacgcctcgcttttactcaaggcacaagcagggccaacccatcactctcctgtcccgggtgtctagatccctgtccaaactgggactccaagccctcgtCCCTGactcctggactcagtgcggtgcaaggacctcctccaccaaaataaaaccctaacagttggtccagaaagagctggatctgcgacaagagagcaacaagtcttgcaagcgcccatacccaagtatgtgctcgggataataagtctatgacttgcctcgatggcttatgcaacgatcggtccttaaccgaccagacagggaaagcagtgtaaccaagccatgccccgcgtccatggcgacacaacctcttacacccaccaatacccaaaccatatccctacccggtcaccagtttacctttccaccatttatattttccaagtgataacaatactgtaatatatttcctatctctcgcgagtgataggcaatcactcgacttctaccgaagtccggtagcatagcaatctacacgatcctatcatactagtaagactcataggatatatatatatatatatatatgcaagtgggtttcatttaactccttaaaacttaatgcacaaatataagttaaactgcagaaagtaggggttatgcacgggggcttgcctgggtaagatatattaaaaagttagtatctgcatcttcagatcatccaccatcagctggataacaagcccattgcatcatctcctagagagaataccattacaccatctttggattcccaatcatcctttaattgatctgttgatccatcatcgtatatatatgatatgcattgatgcaaatgcatagatgtaaataatcaacgacaaccgaaatacttagaaacccgatcatgcctcacaagctaacgagatagctctaacgctggtctacgtatccatgttgtcgaataagacattatttcccgacaaatgttttagttatataaacccaagttgtttctttattccgttctatcaatttaatcattattcaaaataagacatcattatcaatttagcaactaattattctggagctacaaaaattatagtgagtacctaatattgctaggagcctacggtataaattttagattcaacaatattaccaatttatcatagaAATTCTTACAAGTTTATACTTTACAATATTAAgtgccttaaattaattatatagctcccaagaatattatccactatatgaacaaattatactagcaggtagatcatgattttttggagcctaacaaaactggtttcactatttttggatacctacacaaTTCTATATTAATTTTATAAGTTTACTTTATAAGCTAAATTAGAAACTGCTCTACAACTTGAAAAGGCCGGCGCCAATGAACTGGCCCAGGCAGACGACGCGTGGTAGCCTAGAGCACGGTGCACACACGTGGCCCAGCGCAGGGGCGAGCGGCACCAAGCCAGCCCAGCAACGCCCCTGCGCTGGGCCACGTGTGCGCGGACGGCCCATGCGTAGGCAGCGGCGCGGACGGCCCATGCGCAGGGGGCACCTGTCCGGCCCAAACGGGGACGTGAGCGTCCCAACAGGCCCACGCCAGCAGCGCTAGTGGCACAGGCGGCAAGTAGCGCGGCACATTTGCGACACGGCCCCTGATCTATCCTCAATTTAAGCCGCGGTATGAAAATACTATTCATGCGAGTCACTGTCTTTGCAATAAGAACCCCGTATTCGTTTCTATTCCCTTTCTCACCTTCCTTCCCTTTCCAGGAGCAGAGCACGGACGAGGAAAATCACCGGCCGGTGGCGGGACAGCGCATCCATGCATGTGGTCGCGCAACGGCGGCTCACGTGCGCGGGGAAGGAGTGCGCGATCGATCGGTGGTAGCCACGGCGCAGCAAGCTCCACGGCACCGACAACGGCGGGGCCACGGTGGAGTAACGCGAGCAGGTTGTGATTTGATCGGGCGCTGCAGCTCGGCGCGTCGAGGAACCGCAGGTCCAGCGCGAGACCGGGGCACGGGCACTCATGCGGGGAGCCGGGCCACGGCGCAGTAGCGGGCGCACGGGTGCTCATGCCCCTTGGCTCGTCCGCCATGGATGGCTACTGAAGCTCATGGGGAGCTCAGCTCTagtagagagagggagagccgtGGGTTGGGGAAGACAGAGGGCGGTGTGGGGATTCGATTTCTGCGCTTCATGGCATGAGTGAGGGAGGAAAAAAAGAAAGGGGCGTTGAGGGCCATGGGAGCCGCCATTGACGACCACTGGAGCTTGGGAGCGGCTCGACACAGGCAAGGAGAGGAAGAGGCGTGGCTTGGAGAAGGTGGAGGAGGGTCTGGAGGTGCTCACCGCCAAACCAATCGAGTTGCAACGGCTGGACGCGGGAGATCAACGGTGGTGGTCGTCACCGCGCAAGAACAGAGGTGGCGCACACCCGAGTAGAGGATGGAGGCGAGCGTGGAGCTATGGGGTAGGACGGCTCGGTGAGGTCAAGCAGAGAGGCCGAGAGCGTGAGCGAGCGGGGAGGGAAGAAGTGTGGCTCTGCGCGCGCTCACGAAGAGGAAAAGGAGGGCAGCGTTGCGGAATCACGCTGGAGCAGCAGCGTCGACCATGGAGGTAGGAGGAaaaaggagagggaggggagatAGGACTGACTCAGCCTAACTCATCATGTCACGACGTGAAACAGCGAGGCCGGGCACGGACAACACCGAGGCCGCAGAGACAAGTAAGGCAGGCAAGGACATGCAACGAAGACAAGAAAAGGCCGACAGAGATATTCATGATGCCGCAGAGTGAAACGACGGAACCAGCAGTGAGGGAGGGAAGGCAACAAATCAGTATACGACAGCAGCAGCCCGGCCAACCTTCATTATGGTGATCATCAGAGAAAGGACGCGATGGAGAGGGAGCAGTGGCACGACAACGGAACTCGACGATGCGGCGCGACGCTAATAAACCAGAGTTGGTTGGTTTCGAACAAGGGGGAACGCACTACTGACGACAAGCGACGAAGCAAGACAGGGAGACGTCCTGTCATCGCTGTGGAGCCGTTCGCTCGCAAGTCAAAACTAAACCAAAGCTTTTCAACTGAGcgtgcttttcatgcttaatctaacgaAACTTACTATTCGCTGGCATCGTCGTTCgttattcctaaatatttctacgcactacgtaatttaacttgggcgttgattcgagtccacaaaactgggTCACCAGATTCAATTATCACATCAAGTATATTAAAAGAAAtttcgagaaactcgtttcaaaaatttaacttagacctaaatcgcggtgctaaacgagttcgtaacaccagaggtgttacaacaatTGTTTATACTATTTAAAAGCTAGATTGTGGTATGCCATTTCCATTTAATCGTCAGCTTATTCTGTTTGAAGGGTCATGTTAGAAGGTGGCGACTGACTCTTTAGTGTTTAAAGTTTAGAAAAATATAGCCTACCAATCACACTAACAATGGATAAAAATTAAATAAAACTAGAAACATTACCCATCAGTCTCTTGAGCTTTTGGAGTGAAAAGGAAGAGCTTAAAGACGGTGGGGATGTTAAGAGGAGGTGAGCTGCGTTCCTAGAAGGCTAGGAATCAGAAGGTGAGTCATCGACAATGCCACAATGGTTTTAAGGTTTAACCACACTTAGGAATGGTTTGTCCAAACTGAGTTTTGCATATTCAGCCGCCACGGCTCTAGTGTGTAAAATTTTACAGACACACTCCTCGTGCTTGTAAAATTGCCTTGATATGGTGATCGGAGTAATTCTTTAGATTATCCATATTTAAAATAGCAATTTAAAAgaataagtttttttttaaatagtaATTTATAAAATTGCATACTCAAACATGATTCGTGGAGCTAAAAAAGACAGAGGATAGCATCTGCACGGAGCCCAAGGGCAACCAAAATTCTACTgcggctgccgctgccgctgccgcaccTCCATAAATTAGCCTCTCCTAACCTCTTGTGCTTACGCCCTTGTTCGCCTCCCAGCGGCGTCTTCCTCTTTACTCCCGGTCTCCCTCCCTCGTCGCCGTCCATCCGCTCAGCTCAGCCTACTCACTCCACTGACTGACTGGGTGTGCGTCGCTGTGGTGCATCAGCCATCAGCAGCCCGCGCCGCGCGGCGCCAAAACACACAAACTGCTCCCCCCCGCGCTGGCGCTGGGTCGCCCGATCGCCATGCGCGCGGCGGCTTCCTCTTGGCGTTTCTAGATGGGCTCCTCCTCGCTCCTCCTCttcccctcgtcctcctccgccgcaTCCTCCGCCCCCCACTCCTTTCCCCACTCtcatgccaccgccaccgcctccacctcctcctcccacTCCTTATTGCCGCCGCTGCCTTCCCCCCACCTCCCTCCGCATCCTCCGTCCTCTTCCTCCCAAGACCACTTCCTCCTCCACTACCTCCACCAGCTAGACCGCCAAGAAGCCGCCGCCGTCATGGTCCGCAAGCGCCCCGCGGCCGACATGGACctcccgccgccgcgccgccacgTCACGGGCGACCTCTCCGACGTCACGGCCGCCGCCGGTGGTAGTGGTGCCCCCTCCGCCAGCGCGCAGCTCCCCGCGCTGCCCACTCAGCTCCACCAGCTGCCCCCCGCGTTCCAGCACCACGCGGCGGAGGTGGACGTGCCCGCGCCCCCGCCCCCAAACCCGGCGGCCCATGCTCATCAGGCCCAGGCGGGCGGCGAGGCGGCGGCCGCGTCCACCACCGCGTGGGTGGACGGCATCATCCGCGACATCATcgggagcagcggcggcgccgcGGTCTCCATCACGCAGCTTATCCACAACGTCCGCGAGATCATTCACCCATGCAACCCCGGCCTCGCGTCCCTCCTGGAGCTCCGCCTCCGCTCCCTCCTCGCCGCCGACCCCGccccactgccgccgcctcctcctcagccttcgCAGCAGCATGCTCTCCTGCACGGCGCTCCGGCCACCGCCGCGGGGCTGACGCTCCCTCCCCCTCCACCGCTTCAAGACAAGCGCCGCCACGAGCCTCCGCAGCAACAGCAGGAGGAGCCGCATCCGGCGTCGCAGTCTCCCAAGGCCCCGACGGCGGAGGAGACCGCTGCGGcagccgccgcggccgcggccgcagcTGCCGCGGCCGCGAAGGAGCGGAAGGAGGAACAGCGGCGGAAGCAGCGCGACGAGGAGGGGCTCCACCTGCTGACGCTGCTGCTGCAGTGCGCGGAGGCCGTGAACGCGGACAACCTCGACGACGCGCACCAGACGCTGCTGGAGATCGCGGAGCTAGCCACGCCGTTCGGCACCTCCACGCAGCGCGTCGCCGCCTACTTCGCGGAGGCCATGTCGGCGCGCCTCGTCAGCTCGTGCCTGGGCCTGTACGCGCCGCTTCCGCCGGGGACCCCCGCCGCGGCGCGGCTCCACGGCCGCGTCGCCGCCGCGTTCCAGGTGTTCAACGGCATCAGCCCCTTCGTCAAGTTCTCGCACTTCACCGCCAACCAGGCCATCCAGGAGGCGTTCGAGCGGGAGGAGCGCGTGCACATCATCGACCTCGACATCATGCAGGGGCTGCAGTGGCCGGGACTCTTCCACATCCTCGCCTCCCGCCCCGGCGGCCCGCCCAGGGTGAGGCTCACCGGCCTCGGCGCGTCCATGGAGGCGCTCGAGGCCACGGGGAAGCGCCTCTCTGACTTCGCCGACACGCTCGGCCTGCCCTTCGAGTTCTGCGCCGTCGCCGAGAAGGCCGGCAATGTGGACCCGGAGAAGCTCGGCGTCACGCGGCGGGAGGCCGTCGCCGTCCACTGGCTGCACCACTCGCTCTACGACGTCACCGGCTCCGACTCCAACACGCTCTGGCTCATCCAAAGGTACTCCATTTTCGATCCTGCCTTGCTTCCATGTCAAATCTTGATGCAATCATGACCTCTTTTCAGCTAACACTTAGTTTAACCAATGTGGCATTGGATAATGTGTGAGCCGCACGTCAAGCATCCACTCGTGGTAGTACATCCAGTACAACGATTCTAAAATATTCTTCAGAGGTTTATACTAGTAAAAAAATCGCGTTTTGGAGCTCAAAAAGCTTGTCATTATGACCAAGCAACTTTCTAGGCTTAAAAAGGTTGAATCTTGACAATGCTTTTGAGATGATACCGTACTGGAGTAGTCTGTAGTAGTGTATCCTCCATGGTCTTTGGTGATCCCAGAACCACAAAAGATAGATTTCGCTTGCATTTGGTTAGTGGAGATCACTAGGAGAGGAGGGAGCTGAAAGTTCTTATCATCATGACCAACTTTCCATGCCAAAAGGTTTCTAGTTCAAGTGCTGCCAGGACGATGATTACTAACTGAATGGAATAACTGTCATCTTCTATCACTAATCACCATTTCTTAATACAGAACCACTAGATCACCATCATCAGTAAGCTAAACTCAAAAAGGCTTATCAAAAGTGTTATCTTTCTCCTCCAACAATGACTGTCATGCCAGTAGTACATATCTGTCCATTGTACTTTTTGGTGAACCATCTCATCTCAAGCATGAGATAAACATGTACGTAAACTGCAATGTCCTTGATTTGATGCATCATTAAAACCGCTAATCGATGCCACGGATCCAGTCCTGTGACTGTCCGTCCTAGCGTCGAGCGTCGTCCTGGCAATGCCATCAGACAGATTCAGAATCGATTGGTTGTCACAAAACGCACATCCTGACTGACGACTCTTTGGTGAACCATCTCATCTCAAGCATGAGATAAACATGTACGTAAACTGCAATGTCCTTGATTTGATGCATCATTAAAACCGCCAATCGATGCCACGGATCCAGTCCTGTGACTGTCCGTCCTAGCGTCGAGCGTCGTCCTGGCAATGCCATCAGACAGATTCAGAATCGATTGGTTGTCACAAAACGCACATCCTGACTGACGACTCCTGTCCCCCCCCGGCCCGTTGGATTGGACCACGGGGATTCAATTGTTCATTGATTCCATCCATCCATGGACCTGCAGGCTGGCCCCCAAGGTTGTGACAATGGTGGAGCAGGACCTGAGCCACTCGGGCTCCTTCCTGGCGCGCTTCGTGGAGGCCGTCCACTACTACTCGGCGCTGTTCGACTCGCTGGACGCGAGCTACGGTGAGGACAGCCCCGAGCGGCACGTCGTGGAGCAGCAGCTGCTGTCGCGGGAGATCCGCAACGTGCTGGCCGTCGGCGGGCCGGCCCGCACCGGCGACGTCAAGTTCGGCAGCTGGCGCGAGAAGCTCGCGCAGTCCGGGTTCCGCGCCTCCTCGCTCGCCGGCAGCGCCGCGGCCCAGGCGTCCCTGCTGCTGGGAATGTTCCCCTCCGACGGGTACACGCTGGTGGAGGAGAACGGCGCGCTCAAGCTGGGCTGGAAGGACCTCTGCCTTCTCACCGCGTCGGCATGGCGCCCCATCCAGATGCCGCCGTGCCGTTGATGAGAGTTGTTTGTTACTACTACTACAGAGCTTAAATCATTCCCAGCAGTTCTGCCAGTTCTTTTGCATCTGTAGCTAGCTGCTCGATTTGGTTGGTCATCAGTTCTGAGATAAGAAAGCGAAAACATTTCTTCTGATCACTAATTGCTGGAGTAGATCCATTCATAGTGATAGTTACTGATGTAAGCTTAATTAGTTTAAATGGTGCATCTTGTTCAGCTGTCCATCGTTTCGTTTCAGCAATGTATCACCAGTTAGTCCTTGTTTTTAATGTTGCTGTTTTATTTAATCGCTGTTCATTTATGCGTAGTTTCTCAGGGAAGTAACCACCAAGTATTTGTGGCTAGATCAATGGGATCCTAATTCCATGTTTATACatttttttgccaaaaagaaaaaaagatccATGTGACCATGTCTAAAACTGAAACTATAGTACTAGTCCATGTTCAACTGTTCCCACTGCCTTTCCATAAAAAAAGTGTTCCCGCTGATTATACCCTTGTGGAGTTGTACTTTACTGCTGATTTCAGTGTCTTGATACTGCTAGTACTGATCTTTGGTGGAGTTCCACCCTTTCGATATGCGCTGTCTCCTTCTAACATCGTTTTCAGCTTTTCTCCCCCCCTCCATCTCCATGACTCTATGAGCCGAGGTCATTAGCTTGTCAATTCTTGCGTCTTGACATTCTGACCACTGGTTCTTTACCCAGTGTCAGTCATGCACATTCCCTAATAAAGTGATGAGTGTATGGGGACGTATTTTGTTAGTTCACCGTCCCCATCAAGCGATCTCACTTGACTACTTTGTTTAATTAGCACATTCAGATtagtgccctgttcgtttggctgataagccacggttgaaagtactgttggttgatttgttgtaagagaaaaatactgttcgttgactgaaaaagtacggcttataagccaaacgagccGGGCGTAGAACCGCCTCTCCGTGCATTATTTAGTATGCAAACTACTAGTCGACTGCGGTTTGTTTGTTTAGTTTACAATTACAAGTGTTGTTGAGATCAGAAGTGGGGCAGAAGGAATTGTTGCTAgtgtcttttttttttaagtGGCACTGGCCCTACCTTAGCTTAGCTATTGCTTTGCTTCCTAGTCACATTTCCAAACTGGGTTATCAGCCAATGTTGTAGGAGACCATCACATTCATGGATGGCTTGGCTTGAACAAAAAGCCTTTTGCTTGCCCCCACGGCCAGCCAGCCACTGGGGGGTGGGGCCATGCCATTTGGAGGACTGTCCCTCAttatggagagtgagggaagcaAATAAAAGGCACTCATCTCATGATCTcatagagaagagagaagagatggGGAGTTGTGTCTGTGGTGTGCTGGTGTGCCTCTCTTGAGTCTTGACATTGCCATGATGGGGATTGGAGAATGGGTCTtctctcctgctgctgctgcaagtCTGCAAAGCTTTTGTGCCCTGTGCCGTGCCCTGTTGCTTGTCTCTTCTTCTCTTTGGGGacttggccttgtttagattaaagaaaatttcaacccgatgaatagtagcactttcgtcttatttggtaaatattgtccaatcgtggaccaactaagctcaaaagattcatctcgtgatttccaactaaattgtgtaattagttattttttttacttacatttaatgctccatacaggcgtccaaaaattgatgtgatggagagagagtgaaaaaacttggaactttgaagggaactaaacaag is part of the Miscanthus floridulus cultivar M001 chromosome 9, ASM1932011v1, whole genome shotgun sequence genome and encodes:
- the LOC136483462 gene encoding protein SCARECROW-like, whose translation is MGSSSLLLFPSSSSAASSAPHSFPHSHATATASTSSSHSLLPPLPSPHLPPHPPSSSSQDHFLLHYLHQLDRQEAAAVMVRKRPAADMDLPPPRRHVTGDLSDVTAAAGGSGAPSASAQLPALPTQLHQLPPAFQHHAAEVDVPAPPPPNPAAHAHQAQAGGEAAAASTTAWVDGIIRDIIGSSGGAAVSITQLIHNVREIIHPCNPGLASLLELRLRSLLAADPAPLPPPPPQPSQQHALLHGAPATAAGLTLPPPPPLQDKRRHEPPQQQQEEPHPASQSPKAPTAEETAAAAAAAAAAAAAAAKERKEEQRRKQRDEEGLHLLTLLLQCAEAVNADNLDDAHQTLLEIAELATPFGTSTQRVAAYFAEAMSARLVSSCLGLYAPLPPGTPAAARLHGRVAAAFQVFNGISPFVKFSHFTANQAIQEAFEREERVHIIDLDIMQGLQWPGLFHILASRPGGPPRVRLTGLGASMEALEATGKRLSDFADTLGLPFEFCAVAEKAGNVDPEKLGVTRREAVAVHWLHHSLYDVTGSDSNTLWLIQRLAPKVVTMVEQDLSHSGSFLARFVEAVHYYSALFDSLDASYGEDSPERHVVEQQLLSREIRNVLAVGGPARTGDVKFGSWREKLAQSGFRASSLAGSAAAQASLLLGMFPSDGYTLVEENGALKLGWKDLCLLTASAWRPIQMPPCR